From Salmo salar chromosome ssa04, Ssal_v3.1, whole genome shotgun sequence, one genomic window encodes:
- the LOC106603446 gene encoding dual specificity tyrosine-phosphorylation-regulated kinase 1A isoform X1, with product MAAPIPHSHQQYSEQRQQTTDPSVPALPHSEQAQQSIASQVTPDVVMLQRRMPQCFRDPSSSPLRKLSIDLIKTYKCINEVYYAKKKRRHQQGQGDDSSHKKERKVFNDGYDDDNYDYIVKNGEKWMDRYEIDSLIGKGSFGQVVKAYDRAEQEWVAIKIIKNKKAFLNQAQIEVRLLELMNKHDTEMKYYIVHLKRHFMFRSHLCLVFEMLSYNLYDLLRNTNFRGVSLNLTRKFAQQMCTALLFLATPELSIIHCDLKPENILLCNPKRSAIKIVDFGSSCQLGQRIYQYIQSRFYRSPEVLLGMPYDLAIDMWSLGCILVEMHTGEPLFSGANEIDQINKIVEVLGVPPNYILDQAPKTRKFFEKISDSTWGAKKTKDGKRYKPPGMRKLHSILGVEAGGPGGRRAGESGHAVADYLKFKDLILRMLDYDPKSRIQPYYALQHSFFKKTADEGTNTSSSVSTSPALEQSQSSGTTSSTSSSSGGSSGTSTSGRARSDPTHQHRHSGGHFSAAVQAMDCGNLCPQAKQPFPPPVGWAGGKGAQTVTVETHPVQETTFHVPPQAPKAIHPLAPGNSSSAHQHHHHGHHHPHHPHGQQGLPARPRPRLYHSPINSASTENSVEVVHGHLSMTSLSSSSSSTSSSSTGAQGNKAYQLRPLPANAALDFGQNGRMGLGAFSNPRQETGMAGHPTYPMGMRQGIDREESPMAGVCVQQSSVASS from the exons GTGACCCCTGATGTTGTCATGTTACAGAGGCGCATGCCCCAGTGCTTTCGTGACCCGTCCTCGTCACCCCTGAGGAAGCTCTCTATTGACCTGATCAAAACCTACAAATGCATCAACGAG GTATACTATGCAAAAAAGAAGCGGAGACACCAACAGGGCCAGGGCGACGACTCCAGTcacaagaaagagaggaaggtctTCAACGACGGCTATGATGATGACAACTACGACTACATCGTCAAAAACGGGGAGAAATGGATGGACCGCTACGAGATCGACTCCTTGATAGGCAAAGGCTCGTTTGGACAA GTTGTAAAGGCATATGACCGTGCAGAGCAGGAGTGGGTGGCAATTAAGATCATCAAGAACAAGAAGGCTTTTCTTAATCAAGCCCAGATTGAAGTGCGGCTCCTCGAGCTCATGAACAAACATGACACGGAGATGAAGTACTACATAG ttcacCTTAAGCGCCACTTCATGTTCCGGAGCCACCTGTGCTTGGTGTTTGAGATGCTCTCCTACAACCTATACGACCTGCTGCGGAACACAAACTTCCGTGGTGTCTCACTCAACCTCACACGCAAGTTTGCCCAGCAAATGTGCACAGCACTGTTGTTCCTGGCCACGCCTGAGCTCAGCATCATCCACTGTGACCTGAAGCCCGAGAACATCCTGCTGTGCAACCCCAAGAGGAGCGCCATCAAGATCGTGGACTTTGGCAGCTCCTGCCAGCTGGGACAGAgg aTCTACCAGTACATCCAGAGTCGCTTCTACCGCTCCCCAGAGGTACTGCTGGGCATGCCGTACGACCTGGCCATCGACATGTGGTCCCTGGGCTGCATTCTGGTGGAGATGCACACCGGAGAGCCCCTCTTCAGTGGGGCCAATGAG ATTGATCAAATTAACAAAATAGTGGAAGTTCTGGGTGTCCCTCCCAATTACATATTGGACCAGGCGCCCAAGACCAGGAAGTTCTTTGAGAAGATATCGGACAGCACGTGGGGTGCAAAGAAGACCAAAGATGGCAAAAGA TATAAGCCGCCGGGCATGCGGAAGCTGCACAGCATCCTGGGTGTGGAGGCGGGGGGTCCTGGGGGGCGGCGGGCGGGCGAGTCTGGCCACGCTGTCGCTGACTACTTGAAGTTCAAGGATCTGATCCTTCGGATGCTGGACTACGACCCCAAGAGCCGCATCCAGCCCTACTACGCCCTGCAACACAGCTTCTTCAAGAAGACTGCGGATGAGGGGACCAACACGAGCAGCAGCGTGTCCACCAGCCCCGCGCTGGAGCAGTCCCAGTCCTCGGGAACCACCTCCAGCACCTCCTCCAGCTCAG GAGGGTCGTCTGGCACGAGCACCAGTGGGCGGGCGCGCTCGGACCCAACACATCAGCACCGGCACAGCGGAGGTCACTTCAGTGCTGCTGTGCAGGCCATGGACTGCGGAAATCTCTGCCCACAG GCGAAGCAGCCGTTCCCTCCCCCAGTTGGCTGGGCTGGTGGCAAAGGGGCGCAGACAGTGACAGTGGAGACCCACCCCGTCCAGGAAACCACCTTTCACGTGCCTCCCCAGGCGCCCAAGGCCATCCACCCCTTGGCCCCCGGCAACAGCTCCTCTGCCCACCAGCACCATCACCACGGACACCATCACCCCCACCACCCCCATGGACAGCAGGGCCTGCCTGCGCGGCCCAGGCCCCGCCTCTACCACTCCCCTATCAACAGTGCCTCCACAGAGAACTCGGTGGAGGTGGTGCACGGCCACCTGTCTATgacctccctgtcttcctcctcctcctccacatcttCCTCCTCCACCGGGGCCCAGGGGAACAAGGCTTACCAGCTGCGCCCGCTCCCCGCCAACGCAGCCTTGGACTTTGGCCAGAACGGCAGAATGGGACTGGGTGCCTTCTCCAACCCCAGGCAAGAGACTGGGATGGCGGGCCACCCCACCTACCCCATGGGCATGAGACAAGGCATAGACCGGGAGGAGTCGCCCATGGCAGGAGTCTGTGTACAGCAGAGTTCTGTCGCCAGTTCGTGA
- the LOC106603446 gene encoding dual specificity tyrosine-phosphorylation-regulated kinase 1A isoform X2 produces the protein MAAPIPHSHQQYSEQRQQTTDPSVPALPHSEQAQQSIASQRRMPQCFRDPSSSPLRKLSIDLIKTYKCINEVYYAKKKRRHQQGQGDDSSHKKERKVFNDGYDDDNYDYIVKNGEKWMDRYEIDSLIGKGSFGQVVKAYDRAEQEWVAIKIIKNKKAFLNQAQIEVRLLELMNKHDTEMKYYIVHLKRHFMFRSHLCLVFEMLSYNLYDLLRNTNFRGVSLNLTRKFAQQMCTALLFLATPELSIIHCDLKPENILLCNPKRSAIKIVDFGSSCQLGQRIYQYIQSRFYRSPEVLLGMPYDLAIDMWSLGCILVEMHTGEPLFSGANEIDQINKIVEVLGVPPNYILDQAPKTRKFFEKISDSTWGAKKTKDGKRYKPPGMRKLHSILGVEAGGPGGRRAGESGHAVADYLKFKDLILRMLDYDPKSRIQPYYALQHSFFKKTADEGTNTSSSVSTSPALEQSQSSGTTSSTSSSSGGSSGTSTSGRARSDPTHQHRHSGGHFSAAVQAMDCGNLCPQAKQPFPPPVGWAGGKGAQTVTVETHPVQETTFHVPPQAPKAIHPLAPGNSSSAHQHHHHGHHHPHHPHGQQGLPARPRPRLYHSPINSASTENSVEVVHGHLSMTSLSSSSSSTSSSSTGAQGNKAYQLRPLPANAALDFGQNGRMGLGAFSNPRQETGMAGHPTYPMGMRQGIDREESPMAGVCVQQSSVASS, from the exons AGGCGCATGCCCCAGTGCTTTCGTGACCCGTCCTCGTCACCCCTGAGGAAGCTCTCTATTGACCTGATCAAAACCTACAAATGCATCAACGAG GTATACTATGCAAAAAAGAAGCGGAGACACCAACAGGGCCAGGGCGACGACTCCAGTcacaagaaagagaggaaggtctTCAACGACGGCTATGATGATGACAACTACGACTACATCGTCAAAAACGGGGAGAAATGGATGGACCGCTACGAGATCGACTCCTTGATAGGCAAAGGCTCGTTTGGACAA GTTGTAAAGGCATATGACCGTGCAGAGCAGGAGTGGGTGGCAATTAAGATCATCAAGAACAAGAAGGCTTTTCTTAATCAAGCCCAGATTGAAGTGCGGCTCCTCGAGCTCATGAACAAACATGACACGGAGATGAAGTACTACATAG ttcacCTTAAGCGCCACTTCATGTTCCGGAGCCACCTGTGCTTGGTGTTTGAGATGCTCTCCTACAACCTATACGACCTGCTGCGGAACACAAACTTCCGTGGTGTCTCACTCAACCTCACACGCAAGTTTGCCCAGCAAATGTGCACAGCACTGTTGTTCCTGGCCACGCCTGAGCTCAGCATCATCCACTGTGACCTGAAGCCCGAGAACATCCTGCTGTGCAACCCCAAGAGGAGCGCCATCAAGATCGTGGACTTTGGCAGCTCCTGCCAGCTGGGACAGAgg aTCTACCAGTACATCCAGAGTCGCTTCTACCGCTCCCCAGAGGTACTGCTGGGCATGCCGTACGACCTGGCCATCGACATGTGGTCCCTGGGCTGCATTCTGGTGGAGATGCACACCGGAGAGCCCCTCTTCAGTGGGGCCAATGAG ATTGATCAAATTAACAAAATAGTGGAAGTTCTGGGTGTCCCTCCCAATTACATATTGGACCAGGCGCCCAAGACCAGGAAGTTCTTTGAGAAGATATCGGACAGCACGTGGGGTGCAAAGAAGACCAAAGATGGCAAAAGA TATAAGCCGCCGGGCATGCGGAAGCTGCACAGCATCCTGGGTGTGGAGGCGGGGGGTCCTGGGGGGCGGCGGGCGGGCGAGTCTGGCCACGCTGTCGCTGACTACTTGAAGTTCAAGGATCTGATCCTTCGGATGCTGGACTACGACCCCAAGAGCCGCATCCAGCCCTACTACGCCCTGCAACACAGCTTCTTCAAGAAGACTGCGGATGAGGGGACCAACACGAGCAGCAGCGTGTCCACCAGCCCCGCGCTGGAGCAGTCCCAGTCCTCGGGAACCACCTCCAGCACCTCCTCCAGCTCAG GAGGGTCGTCTGGCACGAGCACCAGTGGGCGGGCGCGCTCGGACCCAACACATCAGCACCGGCACAGCGGAGGTCACTTCAGTGCTGCTGTGCAGGCCATGGACTGCGGAAATCTCTGCCCACAG GCGAAGCAGCCGTTCCCTCCCCCAGTTGGCTGGGCTGGTGGCAAAGGGGCGCAGACAGTGACAGTGGAGACCCACCCCGTCCAGGAAACCACCTTTCACGTGCCTCCCCAGGCGCCCAAGGCCATCCACCCCTTGGCCCCCGGCAACAGCTCCTCTGCCCACCAGCACCATCACCACGGACACCATCACCCCCACCACCCCCATGGACAGCAGGGCCTGCCTGCGCGGCCCAGGCCCCGCCTCTACCACTCCCCTATCAACAGTGCCTCCACAGAGAACTCGGTGGAGGTGGTGCACGGCCACCTGTCTATgacctccctgtcttcctcctcctcctccacatcttCCTCCTCCACCGGGGCCCAGGGGAACAAGGCTTACCAGCTGCGCCCGCTCCCCGCCAACGCAGCCTTGGACTTTGGCCAGAACGGCAGAATGGGACTGGGTGCCTTCTCCAACCCCAGGCAAGAGACTGGGATGGCGGGCCACCCCACCTACCCCATGGGCATGAGACAAGGCATAGACCGGGAGGAGTCGCCCATGGCAGGAGTCTGTGTACAGCAGAGTTCTGTCGCCAGTTCGTGA